In the Leptospira limi genome, one interval contains:
- a CDS encoding efflux RND transporter permease subunit, with amino-acid sequence MGSSIVQYFLSKSLFVNLLTFLIILVGGFTAATMNREAFPNINFDIVSVTTIYPGAAPADVEKLVTKPLEDAIKEVDGIKEFRSASLENRSGIIITIDPNTKNTQKVVDDLKSAIDRIQDLPTEVEDPIVTEITTARQPVIEIHLSSTLKDGKPILSAKELRDQAKILEEKLKDLPSVARITKRGWREREMKVDLDPDKLRAFSLSSTQVISALRQRNINFPGGNINEKTREIIVRTVGEFDTAEEIENVFIRTNDAGRSVRIRDVARVTEGFEDSEYLDKSNGNIAIALTVIKREKADAITVVDDSKKVVETFINSSNGTIKHAFVNDLSKYIRRRLGVLTSNAVSGLFLVTASLFVFLGWRMALMTALGIPISIAMTFVAMNYMGLTLNLISMMGLIIVVGILVDDAIIICENVYRHLEMGEEPFEAAMRGTSEVLAPVTATVTTTIAAFGPMLFMTGIFGKFIHSIPLVVILSLCSSLFEAFFMLPSHLYDVSKASDMKGEVKEESHWFLRFKEKTYLPLLRFALSNRWKMVGLLLGLFVFSLAIQTKFGKFKLFPGAIETFQVRVTAETGLKLEETDRFIRAIEHSIAKLPEGEVENFISRVGIIQKDPNDPFTKRGKNYAQVMVYLTPDDNRDRSTEKIIEVVRENTKYLLNDKALALLEEKLAKESIDKKQEDKVQIDAIPNEFLPLKGKLINLEFEKLAGGPPVGKPVAIEIKGDDFATLLKIGAEYKAALAKIKGVTDIGDDFNEGKDEIRVSVDESLASFAGVSVQSVSLAINTALQGTVSTKIKRADEEVDVRVRFPEEYRSSLTHLNKVYVNNLTGNLIPVSRLTSYDRNPGRASINHLDGKRLLTVTSNIDETVSTSRQVNLEAKQLTEGIIAKYPGYSVRFSGENKDTEESMASLGRAFLVGLLIIYMILASLFRSLAQPLIVMSAIPFAVIGVIFAFLLHGQPFSFLAFLGIIGLAGVVVNDSIVLVDCANQLRIEDPSKSTFDLLVEAGSIRLRAVMLTTVTTVLGLLPTAYGIGGKDPFLVPMALAFGWGLAFATFITLIMVPVFYLNLYTFKDSVVRKYQNRKKQFV; translated from the coding sequence ATGGGTTCATCCATCGTACAGTATTTTCTTTCCAAAAGTTTATTCGTAAACCTATTAACTTTTTTAATCATATTAGTTGGTGGATTCACCGCTGCTACAATGAACAGAGAAGCATTTCCCAATATCAATTTTGATATTGTGAGTGTAACGACAATCTATCCTGGTGCGGCTCCAGCCGATGTAGAAAAACTTGTCACCAAACCTTTAGAAGATGCGATTAAAGAAGTAGATGGAATCAAAGAATTTCGTTCGGCTTCGTTAGAAAATCGTTCTGGAATCATCATTACAATTGATCCAAATACAAAAAACACTCAGAAAGTGGTAGATGATTTAAAATCAGCAATTGATAGGATCCAAGATTTACCGACGGAAGTGGAAGATCCAATTGTAACAGAGATTACAACAGCAAGGCAACCTGTTATCGAAATCCACCTCTCTTCGACTCTAAAAGACGGGAAACCAATCCTCAGTGCAAAAGAACTCAGAGACCAAGCAAAAATTTTAGAAGAAAAACTAAAAGACCTCCCTTCTGTTGCGAGGATCACCAAACGAGGTTGGCGTGAACGAGAGATGAAGGTGGACTTAGATCCTGATAAATTGAGAGCATTCTCTCTCTCTTCCACCCAAGTGATCAGTGCCCTACGCCAGAGAAACATCAACTTTCCAGGTGGAAACATCAATGAAAAAACAAGGGAAATCATTGTACGAACTGTTGGTGAGTTTGATACTGCCGAGGAAATCGAAAACGTCTTTATCAGAACCAATGATGCAGGTAGATCCGTTCGGATTCGAGATGTAGCCCGAGTCACAGAAGGATTTGAAGATTCAGAGTATCTAGATAAATCAAATGGTAATATTGCCATTGCACTTACCGTTATCAAACGCGAAAAAGCAGATGCCATTACAGTTGTTGATGATTCCAAAAAAGTAGTCGAAACTTTTATTAACTCCTCGAATGGCACAATCAAACACGCGTTTGTAAATGATTTATCAAAATATATCAGAAGAAGACTCGGTGTTTTAACTTCCAATGCAGTTTCTGGTTTATTTTTAGTGACTGCATCCCTCTTTGTTTTCCTCGGATGGAGAATGGCACTTATGACGGCACTTGGAATTCCCATCTCCATTGCCATGACCTTTGTTGCCATGAATTATATGGGACTTACTTTAAACCTCATATCGATGATGGGTCTCATCATTGTTGTGGGAATTTTAGTCGATGATGCCATCATCATTTGCGAAAACGTATACCGCCATTTAGAAATGGGAGAAGAACCTTTTGAAGCTGCCATGCGTGGGACAAGTGAAGTTTTGGCTCCTGTAACAGCAACGGTCACAACAACCATTGCTGCGTTTGGACCCATGTTATTTATGACAGGGATTTTTGGTAAATTCATCCATTCCATTCCCCTTGTTGTGATCCTTTCCTTGTGTAGTTCTCTGTTTGAAGCATTTTTTATGTTACCGTCTCACTTGTATGATGTCAGTAAGGCAAGTGATATGAAGGGGGAAGTAAAAGAAGAATCACATTGGTTCTTAAGATTTAAGGAAAAAACTTACCTTCCTCTCTTACGTTTTGCATTGAGTAACCGTTGGAAAATGGTAGGTTTATTATTGGGTTTATTTGTATTTTCATTGGCGATCCAAACCAAATTTGGAAAGTTTAAACTTTTCCCAGGTGCCATTGAAACATTCCAAGTGAGAGTCACTGCGGAAACAGGATTAAAACTGGAAGAAACTGATCGTTTCATTCGTGCCATTGAACATAGTATCGCTAAACTTCCTGAAGGTGAAGTGGAGAACTTTATCTCACGTGTGGGGATCATTCAAAAAGATCCGAATGATCCTTTTACAAAACGTGGAAAAAACTATGCCCAAGTTATGGTGTATCTAACACCTGATGACAACAGGGATCGTTCTACAGAAAAAATCATCGAAGTTGTGAGAGAAAACACAAAGTATCTTTTAAATGATAAGGCACTTGCCTTACTCGAAGAAAAACTAGCGAAAGAAAGTATAGATAAAAAACAAGAGGATAAAGTCCAAATTGATGCCATTCCAAATGAGTTTTTGCCGTTAAAAGGCAAATTAATTAACTTGGAATTTGAAAAATTAGCAGGTGGGCCACCAGTAGGAAAACCAGTTGCCATTGAGATCAAAGGAGACGACTTTGCCACCTTACTCAAAATAGGTGCCGAATACAAAGCCGCTTTAGCAAAAATAAAAGGTGTTACTGATATCGGTGACGATTTTAATGAAGGAAAAGACGAAATCCGTGTATCTGTAGACGAATCACTAGCATCGTTTGCTGGAGTGAGTGTTCAGTCGGTTTCCCTTGCAATCAACACAGCTTTACAAGGTACTGTTTCCACCAAAATCAAACGTGCGGATGAAGAAGTAGATGTACGTGTTCGTTTCCCTGAGGAATACAGATCATCCCTAACACATTTGAATAAAGTGTATGTCAACAACCTCACAGGAAACCTAATACCGGTTTCGCGATTAACAAGTTATGATCGGAACCCAGGGCGTGCATCAATTAACCATTTGGATGGGAAAAGACTTCTCACTGTTACCTCAAATATTGATGAAACCGTTTCCACTTCTAGACAAGTCAATTTGGAAGCGAAGCAACTCACAGAAGGCATCATTGCAAAATATCCTGGGTATTCGGTTCGGTTTTCTGGAGAAAATAAAGACACAGAAGAATCTATGGCTTCCCTTGGGCGAGCTTTCCTTGTGGGACTACTCATCATTTATATGATCCTTGCCTCCCTCTTCCGCTCCTTAGCCCAACCTCTCATTGTGATGAGTGCCATTCCATTTGCTGTGATTGGTGTAATCTTTGCTTTTTTACTTCATGGGCAACCATTTTCTTTTTTGGCATTCCTCGGAATCATTGGACTTGCGGGGGTGGTCGTAAACGACTCCATTGTACTTGTAGACTGTGCCAACCAATTACGCATTGAAGACCCATCAAAATCCACCTTTGATTTGTTAGTGGAAGCAGGGAGTATCCGCCTACGTGCTGTGATGTTGACAACTGTTACAACAGTACTTGGTCTTTTACCAACTGCGTATGGGATTGGAGGCAAGGACCCTTTCCTTGTTCCAATGGCTCTTGCATTTGGTTGGGGACTTGCTTTCGCCACATTCATTACATTGATTATGGTTCCTGTTTTTTACTTAAACCTTTATACATTTAAAGACAGTGTCGTTAGAAAGTATCAAAATCGAAAAAAACAATTTGTTTGA
- the def gene encoding peptide deformylase yields the protein MAVRKILKIGNPILRQTSEDVTESEIQTKDFKKLIRDMFETMRHADGVGLAAPQIGVLKKLVVVGQEDDNERYPGTPEVPNQIILNPEITPLSPPADGFWEGCLSVPGMRGYVERPNKIRMKWRDENFEEHDEIIEGYRAIVLQHECDHLFGVLYVDRLKSTKLFGYNEDIDTAGKLLD from the coding sequence ATGGCAGTACGAAAAATTCTTAAAATTGGTAATCCGATCCTTAGGCAAACAAGTGAAGATGTGACCGAATCCGAAATCCAAACCAAGGATTTCAAAAAATTGATACGCGATATGTTTGAAACCATGCGCCATGCCGATGGTGTGGGACTTGCTGCCCCACAAATTGGAGTTTTAAAAAAATTAGTGGTCGTTGGGCAAGAAGATGACAATGAACGATACCCTGGAACCCCAGAAGTTCCGAACCAAATCATCTTAAATCCGGAAATCACACCCTTAAGTCCTCCTGCTGATGGATTCTGGGAGGGGTGTTTATCGGTACCTGGAATGCGTGGTTATGTAGAACGACCTAACAAAATCCGAATGAAATGGCGCGATGAAAATTTCGAAGAACACGACGAAATCATCGAAGGATATAGAGCCATCGTATTACAACATGAATGTGATCATTTATTTGGAGTATTGTATGTAGATCGTTTAAAAAGCACAAAACTGTTTGGTTATAACGAAGACATTGATACCGCAGGCAAATTGTTAGATTAA
- a CDS encoding SpoIIE family protein phosphatase: MKPHSLPPIILKNEDGGFYLSSSNELDDLYHFILGQAKRFVSAKSAALYLRNGKGNLSKIGLVTDKTNAGNIAKHVFKSKKSILVKKGTQLNVNDAPVSESYIACYLGDEIGDMSLGVLVLEGIKHFQNFSEQDLDLINYFSANLNALFKDTVFSDVEPQFFNSLTTSVLLLIDNANIHNNNNRLQYFLEEIIRVAVLINTSVDLEHVLVMVMESAKSVFRTEASSLLLLDEKKEFLLFHTVTGEKREEVSKIKVPVGQGIAGTVAVTKQPMIINDAQNDDRVFRDVDKASNFVTRNILASPLIVGDEVIGVIEAINTIDRNNFSQDDIDTFLSFSSACAVAIQKTRLLDNLNVTNLELKQKLSTLESIFDLGQAVLESHDELGLMSKTLSILTKELTCEDAGMVIIEEKNKNRIQVYARQLGIVRESFFPMFESRLFLSLMESGNPRMAVVTPQLEESFLELEFYTLKKNFLILPISPRGGNLRAALYVSGKHSAHSFNETDLRMLKTLSSPLAKAYENLRLNQEIITKKSIEKEIEITRKIQNNILPNALIQSPLFDLGVKSVAAKEVSGDFYDFHAFGDEQFSFLVADVSGKSLPAAIFMAMSSSIIRTLSRTTDMSPSELLYRANQLIYEDSQSGMFVTLFLVNYQRKTRTLKFASAGHNDQIWIRKDGSFELLKGKGAPLGVVPHTNYHGGEIQLEPGDILVFYTDGAIEEKSPDGEEYGLDRFIDYIIERRHESSQKIIESVYDDIRSFSKAEEQYDDFTVMILKFAEVESFEMVKTFDAHPNEIPKLRDFISEHLEKKITKPFAFDDILISLDEAATNIVMHSYKDTNLQNPKFECKFELIGDKLKIVLVDEGKPFDRKKVPKPSVEANLKGERKGGFGVYLMETLMDKVSYEYNGKQNITYLEKTIV; the protein is encoded by the coding sequence TTGAAACCTCACTCCCTTCCGCCGATTATCTTAAAAAACGAAGATGGCGGATTTTATCTTTCTTCCTCAAACGAACTAGATGATTTATACCATTTTATCTTAGGGCAAGCAAAACGATTTGTTTCTGCTAAATCAGCAGCTTTGTACCTTCGGAATGGGAAAGGGAATTTAAGTAAAATTGGACTCGTCACAGACAAAACAAATGCTGGGAACATCGCAAAACATGTGTTTAAGTCTAAGAAGAGTATTCTAGTCAAAAAAGGTACTCAATTAAATGTTAATGATGCACCTGTTTCCGAATCATATATAGCTTGTTATTTGGGAGACGAAATAGGGGATATGTCCCTCGGTGTTTTGGTTTTGGAAGGAATCAAACATTTTCAAAATTTTTCAGAACAAGATTTAGATCTAATCAATTATTTTAGTGCCAACTTAAATGCTTTATTTAAAGACACTGTTTTTTCGGATGTCGAACCTCAATTTTTTAACTCTCTGACTACATCAGTTCTACTTCTGATTGATAACGCAAATATCCATAACAATAATAATCGTCTCCAATACTTTTTGGAGGAAATCATTCGGGTAGCGGTCCTCATCAATACGAGTGTTGATTTGGAACATGTGCTTGTCATGGTAATGGAATCTGCAAAATCCGTGTTTCGGACGGAAGCAAGTTCCTTACTTTTATTAGATGAAAAAAAAGAGTTCCTATTGTTCCATACAGTAACAGGTGAAAAAAGAGAAGAGGTCTCCAAAATCAAAGTCCCTGTAGGACAGGGGATTGCAGGCACTGTAGCAGTGACCAAACAACCCATGATCATCAATGATGCACAAAATGATGACAGGGTCTTTCGAGATGTGGACAAAGCATCCAATTTTGTGACTCGGAATATTTTGGCAAGTCCCCTTATAGTGGGAGATGAGGTCATAGGTGTGATCGAAGCAATTAATACCATTGATCGGAATAACTTTAGCCAAGATGATATTGATACATTTTTGTCTTTTTCCAGTGCTTGTGCAGTGGCGATCCAAAAAACAAGGCTACTTGACAACCTAAATGTCACAAACTTAGAACTCAAACAAAAGTTAAGTACTCTTGAATCTATCTTTGATTTAGGCCAGGCTGTACTGGAATCTCATGATGAATTGGGCCTCATGTCAAAAACACTTAGCATTCTTACGAAGGAATTGACATGTGAAGATGCAGGAATGGTCATCATTGAGGAAAAAAACAAAAATAGAATCCAAGTGTATGCAAGGCAGTTAGGGATTGTAAGAGAATCTTTTTTTCCCATGTTCGAAAGTCGTTTGTTTTTAAGCCTTATGGAATCTGGGAATCCTAGAATGGCAGTCGTCACTCCCCAATTGGAAGAATCCTTTTTGGAATTGGAGTTTTATACACTTAAAAAAAATTTTCTCATTTTACCCATTTCACCGAGGGGAGGGAATTTACGGGCTGCCTTGTATGTAAGTGGAAAACATTCTGCCCATTCCTTTAATGAGACAGACCTTCGGATGTTAAAAACATTATCCTCGCCTCTAGCCAAAGCTTATGAAAATTTACGGCTCAACCAAGAAATCATTACCAAAAAATCGATCGAAAAAGAAATCGAAATCACAAGAAAAATCCAAAACAATATTTTACCCAATGCTCTTATCCAATCTCCATTATTTGACCTAGGAGTAAAGTCAGTTGCCGCCAAAGAAGTGTCAGGTGACTTTTATGATTTCCATGCATTTGGGGATGAACAGTTTTCCTTTCTTGTGGCCGATGTTTCTGGTAAAAGTTTACCTGCAGCCATTTTTATGGCGATGTCCAGTTCGATTATCCGAACACTTTCCAGGACAACGGATATGTCCCCATCGGAACTTCTCTACCGTGCCAACCAATTGATTTATGAAGATTCGCAGTCGGGGATGTTTGTTACTTTATTTCTCGTTAATTACCAAAGGAAAACTCGCACTTTAAAATTTGCATCAGCAGGTCATAATGACCAAATTTGGATCCGAAAGGATGGGAGTTTTGAACTCCTTAAAGGAAAGGGGGCTCCGCTCGGAGTGGTCCCTCATACTAATTACCATGGTGGTGAGATCCAATTGGAACCAGGTGATATTTTGGTTTTTTATACAGATGGAGCCATTGAGGAAAAAAGTCCAGATGGGGAAGAATATGGCCTCGACCGCTTCATTGATTATATCATTGAACGAAGGCATGAATCTTCTCAAAAGATTATCGAATCCGTTTATGATGACATTCGTTCTTTTTCGAAGGCGGAAGAACAATACGATGACTTTACCGTTATGATTTTAAAATTTGCGGAGGTGGAAAGTTTTGAAATGGTAAAAACCTTTGATGCGCATCCAAATGAAATCCCAAAACTCCGTGATTTTATTTCTGAACATTTAGAGAAGAAAATTACAAAACCTTTTGCCTTCGACGACATCTTAATATCTTTGGATGAAGCAGCTACCAATATTGTGATGCATAGTTACAAAGATACAAATCTGCAGAATCCAAAGTTCGAATGTAAATTTGAACTCATTGGAGATAAGTTAAAAATTGTTCTCGTAGACGAAGGGAAACCTTTCGACAGGAAAAAAGTTCCGAAACCTTCCGTGGAAGCCAATTTGAAAGGTGAACGAAAGGGGGGATTCGGTGTTTATCTCATGGAAACCCTCATGGACAAAGTATCGTATGAATACAATGGGAAACAAAACATTACCTATTTGGAGAAAACAATCGTATGA
- a CDS encoding STAS domain-containing protein — protein sequence MNEDKIGIHSEEMGNKMVVHVQGNLDVHNTHKIEKDLLSLVSSSGKSVIFNLSEVPFISSAGLRLLVTTLRHCQEQKISISICGLQPAVEKVFDIIGMQQLFTIYPDLEAALK from the coding sequence ATGAACGAAGATAAAATTGGAATCCATTCGGAAGAAATGGGAAACAAGATGGTTGTACACGTCCAAGGCAATTTGGATGTTCACAATACACATAAAATTGAAAAAGATTTACTCTCTCTCGTCAGTTCTTCGGGAAAGTCTGTTATTTTTAATTTGAGCGAAGTTCCTTTTATTTCTTCAGCTGGACTTCGCCTCCTTGTCACAACACTTAGGCATTGCCAAGAACAGAAAATCAGCATTTCCATCTGTGGATTACAACCTGCAGTTGAGAAAGTCTTTGATATCATCGGGATGCAGCAGTTATTCACAATTTATCCTGATTTAGAAGCAGCTTTAAAGTAA
- a CDS encoding acyl-CoA carboxylase subunit beta: METMQYSLNNPFKESKAPETKTGIYDDALKLGKELIEKPFLGGGEDRIRVQHSKSRMTVWERIKVLTDEEPNITYQNWGPNLDGASIVTGILNIKGRDVAVYGHDFTLRAGSMDATNGSKLARLIQMAGTHGIPLIGMNDSAGAYVPAGVGGLDGYSEAFTALRKISGVVPSVMLMFGFNAGGGAYLPRQGSFMIQCDGTFFGLTGPGVVKSVLGEDISAEDLGGPKVHGQSGVVDLVTGDELGSLRTAIRLLSYLPDNNHSFAPFYPTSDPVDRFIYEEDILFRKTFNSPTGMNTPFDITLYLQQICDHGEFFELQPQRARNIVTAFGRIGGHVVGFLANNSAVSSGQIDIGASRKGTRFVRFCNLYNIPMVFVEDTTGFLPGRDQEHNGIVLEGRKLLDSIIDLRTPRLTLIIRNAFGGAYATFNSYFTGASMVFALPTARIAVMGPAGKEYVYKDEITGVQKEYLANVKKGMSEKEAISIRDGKLFEIGQRYEKELMNPKEALSLGSVSSIILPGYTRNVLSKNLSFLMSKYKPAEMSGPQREFE, from the coding sequence ATGGAAACCATGCAGTATTCCCTAAACAACCCGTTCAAAGAATCCAAGGCTCCGGAGACAAAAACCGGAATATATGATGATGCACTCAAACTCGGAAAGGAATTAATCGAAAAGCCGTTTCTTGGTGGTGGTGAAGACAGAATTCGTGTCCAACACTCCAAAAGTAGGATGACGGTTTGGGAACGTATCAAAGTTCTCACAGATGAAGAACCGAACATCACATACCAAAACTGGGGCCCTAATTTAGATGGAGCTTCCATCGTCACAGGAATTTTAAACATCAAGGGTCGCGATGTAGCGGTCTATGGGCATGATTTTACACTCCGAGCCGGTTCCATGGATGCAACGAACGGTAGTAAACTCGCTCGCCTCATCCAAATGGCTGGAACTCATGGAATCCCACTCATCGGGATGAATGACTCTGCAGGTGCGTATGTGCCAGCGGGTGTGGGTGGTCTCGACGGATACTCCGAAGCATTCACCGCGCTTCGTAAAATCAGTGGTGTAGTTCCTTCTGTTATGCTGATGTTTGGTTTTAACGCTGGTGGTGGTGCTTACCTCCCACGCCAAGGATCCTTTATGATCCAATGTGATGGTACTTTTTTTGGTCTGACTGGACCTGGTGTTGTGAAGTCAGTCCTTGGAGAAGATATTTCTGCAGAAGACTTAGGGGGACCAAAAGTACACGGGCAATCTGGTGTGGTTGACCTTGTCACTGGTGATGAGTTAGGTTCTCTACGCACAGCCATCCGTCTTCTTTCTTACTTGCCAGACAATAACCATAGTTTTGCGCCATTTTATCCAACGTCTGACCCTGTAGACAGATTCATCTACGAAGAGGACATCCTTTTCCGTAAAACATTCAATTCTCCAACAGGAATGAACACTCCTTTTGACATCACTTTGTACTTACAACAGATCTGTGATCATGGTGAGTTCTTTGAATTACAACCACAAAGAGCAAGAAACATCGTCACTGCTTTTGGTCGAATTGGTGGTCACGTAGTTGGTTTTCTTGCCAATAACTCTGCTGTTTCTTCTGGTCAGATTGACATTGGAGCTTCTCGTAAAGGAACTCGTTTTGTTCGATTCTGTAACTTGTACAATATCCCAATGGTGTTTGTAGAAGACACAACTGGATTTTTACCAGGTCGCGACCAAGAACATAATGGTATCGTTCTCGAAGGAAGAAAACTCCTCGATTCCATCATTGACCTTCGTACACCAAGACTCACACTCATCATTCGTAATGCGTTTGGTGGTGCATATGCTACATTTAACTCCTATTTTACGGGAGCATCGATGGTATTTGCTCTCCCTACTGCAAGGATTGCCGTAATGGGTCCTGCTGGAAAAGAGTATGTATACAAAGATGAAATCACTGGGGTTCAAAAAGAATACCTTGCCAACGTAAAAAAGGGAATGAGTGAAAAAGAAGCAATTTCCATTCGCGATGGAAAACTTTTTGAAATTGGCCAACGATACGAAAAAGAACTCATGAATCCAAAAGAAGCACTTTCTCTTGGTTCTGTTTCTTCTATCATCCTTCCAGGTTACACTCGTAATGTTTTATCAAAAAACTTAAGTTTCCTGATGTCGAAATACAAACCGGCGGAAATGTCCGGACCTCAAAGGGAGTTTGAATAA